The proteins below come from a single Halobacillus salinarum genomic window:
- a CDS encoding PadR family transcriptional regulator, with product MIRSDTIRGHLDSIILRLIFEEDRYGYEISKEISSRTNDRFQIKEATLYAVFQRLVKKELIESYYGNFSQGGKRKYYRITTLGKAYLKEMIAEWKETKEIMDLFMEGLE from the coding sequence ATGATCAGAAGCGATACCATTCGCGGTCATTTGGACTCGATCATCTTACGGCTGATCTTCGAAGAGGATCGTTATGGCTATGAAATTTCCAAGGAAATAAGCAGCCGCACGAATGATCGTTTTCAAATAAAAGAAGCCACTTTGTATGCAGTTTTTCAGCGACTCGTAAAAAAAGAACTGATTGAATCGTATTATGGGAATTTTTCTCAAGGAGGAAAACGCAAGTATTACAGAATCACTACGCTTGGCAAAGCGTACTTAAAAGAAATGATAGCAGAATGGAAAGAAACAAAAGAAATCATGGACTTATTTATGGAGGGATTGGAATGA
- a CDS encoding permease prefix domain 1-containing protein: MKKLNSHVEHLFKDVPESEQKEAVKYEVLENLEEKVLDLMKQGKDEEDAINKAIVDFGDIEELRQELGIKQPVKRSMKKENLWYSIWGSGLIIALFLFINFYYTPDKIWFVYPTFAVLWWPLTMYFSWVRSK, encoded by the coding sequence ATGAAAAAGTTAAACAGCCACGTTGAGCATCTTTTTAAAGATGTGCCTGAAAGTGAGCAGAAAGAAGCGGTAAAATATGAAGTTCTTGAAAATCTCGAGGAAAAAGTTCTGGATTTAATGAAGCAAGGCAAAGATGAAGAAGATGCCATCAACAAAGCCATCGTCGACTTTGGAGATATCGAGGAGCTTCGCCAGGAATTGGGCATCAAACAGCCGGTCAAGAGAAGCATGAAAAAAGAAAATCTTTGGTATTCCATTTGGGGCAGCGGACTGATTATTGCACTCTTTCTGTTTATCAATTTTTATTATACTCCTGATAAAATCTGGTTTGTTTATCCAACGTTTGCCGTTTTATGGTGGCCGCTGACAATGTACTTCAGCTGGGTTCGATCTAAATAA